The genomic region CATCCAGAGAAGATCGATGCCTTGGTTGCCAAACGTGCAGTCAAGAAGGCCACTTCTCAGGAGTCTTCAAAAGACTTCCTTAAGTGCACTCGCGAAAACAGGTTGTAATGTGGTCGCTCTAAGACTTACAGCGATGTAAGCCTTGAATcagtttttgaacaataaaattaaagaaaatcacgcagtattaatattttgatttaagCAATAATACAAAAGTAGCAAAAGgggcaaaaaatatttttctccctaccggttagaaatgtaggctgtggatacctcatttgaggtgagaaaattcaacttcctcgctaaggtaagaaagttaatcatgaaatgtttatggtaaaactgtaccaaaatacaaatgtcaaaagtgttaaaagtgaaataagttattgataaatgaaagccaattcaatgaagtaagttggtaggtcaatcatataatctggaaaataaacagataagctaggtaggtagattactttaccctgtttatatcaaattttcgaacaaaccttaattcttcaaatgcgatgacaagttaattaaacaaataacacagcctactattcaattctcaaaattttcgttttaatcacgaatataaccatcttttttgacttttttcaacaaagttgtgccggtagggaaaaaaattgtattcaaaccttgttaagaaagtgtccttgcagaccttaggcacttacaaacctcgtctacgactcggtttataatctttgcctgcggtctgcaagaaaccactttcttaccttggtttgaaatatactatttcactTTAGCTAGATGAAGCTAGATTTCATTATACAACATAGCACAGGACCTATGAAGTGAACTACTGCAGTAGAAAAATTgctagaaaataaaatttcaaacaaaatgtATCATCCGATGATgtaattttgttacaaaattCCTATCCACAGAAAGATTTTgctattttgtaattttctctTGGGCTTCTTATGCTTGTTTTATAAATCTTTTTCTTCGCATTCAAACTTTATTTCTCTCTTCTTCTTCTATCGTCGTTCCCGTTTCTGTTTTTTCCTTAACTTATTCTTTCACATATTCTACCGTTTCGTTCCCAAAACATCCCCtcaagaaattaattaaagttgaACCACCTGAACAAACGTCGCCTTTCATTTATCTAATCCACAAGACTACAAAATTGACTTAGTTAATATTGATTCTTGCATCGGTGCCCAAACACGGCGAAGATAATTTCCAATGCAGTAGACAAACAATTGCCACCGAACAGCAAGAGCAGCAACGACGGCAATTCCACAATGAAGAATCTCAGTTTGTTAATTGTGCTTCTGGCAGCCGCTGCCGGTCAGGTAATTAGTTTCATGGTTGCTGTTGTCTGATTTCTTTACGTAATCGCTCCAGGCCACGACAGATGAGGACAAGAGACAGATAAAAATCCAGAGCGCAGAATGCAAAATTGCAACAGGAGTGTCACAAGGATCGATCGCGAAGCTGCGAAGTCGCGAAACTGTGGATGACCCAAAACTGAGAGAATACGTGTTTTGTGTTTTAAAGAAGATCAGTTTCATGAACGAACATGGAGATTTGCAGATTGACACCATCAGGAGTAAAGTGAAGCCCGTGAGTCGCAGCAAGAACGAAGCGAAGGAGCTTGTCGATAAATGTGTCGTAAAGAAGGAGACGCCACAGGTGACGGCGTACGAGATGGTGGCTTGTTGGTATCGGAAGAGAAAAGGATGAAAGAAATGTTGAAGAGTTatataataattatgaaataaacatttgataaatttgtaatgtttAGCGCTCAGCGCAAATAAACTGATAGAGATGGTTGAACTGTTGAACTCTTGAACTGTTGCCCCAAGTACATATTATGTAGCATTCGAAGCGTCCTGCATTGTTTTCGAATGCAGGCATAGTTaagtgcaaataaaaaaaattaaagaattttttttgaaagtcATACTCCCGAAGATTTCGATAGGGTTCAGATCGGACAAGAAATGTGGCATAAGTATCGGATGTTCAAGTGAAAATAAGGGAGAAATAAAGTTTGAATGGGCAGAAATGGATTTATAAAACAAGAATAAAAAGCCcagaaaaaatttacaaattagcAGTCTTTCTGTGGAATGGAGATTGTGTAACAAAATTACATGATCAGATGATatagaaatattattttctagcAATTCgcaatttttttactccagTAGTTCACCTCAAATGTCCTGCGGTGTATTGTATAATGAGACGGAGCCTCATCTGGTTAAgctcaaaaatatgtttcatcGATTTTGCTACTTTCCTATGATTTCTTAGATTCTCTCAAggatcaaaaaattaatactaagtgattttctttaaatttattgttcaaaaaaatttgtcaagGTTTACATTATTGTCTTCGAGCGATCACATTACGACCTGTTATCGTGAACGCACTTAAAGAAGTCGGCTGAGGAGTGCTGAGGAGTGTCCTTCTTGACCGCACATTTGGCAACCAAGGCATCGACCTTGTCCGGATGCTCAGAGTTTTCCTTGAATTTCGTCTTAATGTGGTCCAGTTGGAATTCACCACTGGCGTCGATGAATCCGGCTCTCTTCAGGATGCAGAAAGCGTGCTCTTTCAGTTTGGGGTCGTCCACTTCTTCACGGTTGCGAACCTTGTTGAGGGACTCTTCGGATACTCCAGACTCAGCCTTGCAGGCGTCGCTGTGCTGCTTCAACTTCTCACGAGGTGTTTCGGCCTGGACAGCATCACAATAGAAAATGCGAAAGAATCGTTTGCAGTGTACTTACGTAGGTCGCGGCGACCAAGGCAACGAGGACAAGACAGAGGAGGAGCTTCATCTTCGGATCTGATGTTTCTCGGTTAGTTGAAGAAACTATGAGATGTGGAGCGATTTTGGCTGTTTTTATAAGCGGTAATTATCGCGATTTACGTGTAAAACTGCAAAAGTTCATGAGATCATTTATTCCCAGAATATGAGACAACAGAAAATTTCGCAATGTCAGACGACAAGCAAGATTTGTTGTAAACGATGAGATTGAAGTTTGTTAAGATTTTGTTGGTCAGGGCTGTTGTATAATATCTACAATTAATATGTTTCCATGTGACCTTAAcaaactaattaaatttaataatgtcACTGATAAAACATATCAGCTCCTGCAGGAAAAGTTTGTCAACAATCTAAACCAGTAAAACTTccaaacatatttttgtgTATTAATTAACAGCgatcaaaacaaacaaaattgtattaaatttctttgaaaacatttaaatttatacaaatctgcttgaaaaaaattaaatttgacaaattatcTGGTggacaaaatttatttgaatttattacatatattatttaaaCATAATACTGTTGCAGCGCTAAGAACTTAAATTGCTCAAAATGCGAACTGGAGGAgttaattgttttcaaaagaaacaaaatgAATCCTCGTTTgttggagattttttttacaaaacggttaacataaaaaactgtcaatattgttttatttacaaattatattccTCTGAAAACATCAAAATAACCATTTTcgaaagaaataatttatgtttaacCGTCCTAACTTTACGATAGGATGCGCGCCGCGAACTGTTCCAACTTCGCATGATTTGTATCgagccttcaaataaatatatatttagtgtaaagtaatttttgtaggtaattaattattctccggagttacacaggttacatagtaagctttttcccaatttcatattgtcatattccgtggagggggaatagggagaatgcactacaaaaattaaaaatattttctaacctaattttatttcgttaaaatgtcaaacgtttcttgtgtcattttctacgctggaaaaatgttgcaaacaattgaatttccataggttgctctaaatataaatttatttgaaggccctttATGTAGATTCGTCGTTTAGCGCCATTGATTAATAATTCTTTTAGGTGGATTAATTGAACATCACTTTAACTTGAACAGTAAGTATTTCCATGCgtctttaaaaaacaaatttaatttgaacattttaatATAAGTGATATCAACTGTTACTGGAAAGTGATAAGAAATGTAAGCCATTGCTTCCATAATTTTTCCATGTATTAAATACTAAACAACAATCAAcataaataagattttatcaCCAGCTTCACTTCTGCTTTGATGCAAAAAATGTGGTCTTCAAAACACAAAGAAATATCTCTCATTTTTGGGAGATCTCGCAGTTTGTTGTCATTTACTGCACCTTAAAGAGACAGCTTTGAGCTTTATTGATCTGCGGTCATCACTAGAAGCAAAATTAACCGGTAGAGATAATTCTTCGTGGTGGAATCGTCGATGTATAATTGGTATCTTACTGATTAATGATTAAGCAAATGACTTGGAAGCAAAACACCAGAATGTCGGAAAATTgaggaaaaaatcaaaactggAAGAAAAAGGggaaaataaagaaagaatacaaaatttgGTGCCAAGATTTATgaaacgacaaaaaaaaaagagaaaagagaATTGCAAAATACAAATAATCTTTGCTCagaatattatttttagaattgcgaaaaaacaacaaataatggAAATGTTGTAACAAAAATACGTTATCGAATGatattgttgttattatttattcgcTATTTTTCTACCTCTAGTACTTCAATGTGTTGTACAATGTGATAAAGCATCAACTAGTTAAAGCCCTTTTCACATAAAAATATCAgcggaatttttaaataaatcgcAATATAGCCCTCTTTGAAATTAGGCGCACCCTGTTTCATCATGAATAAATTCTCcttttaaatattgtaaaaattttgaaaatggaaAACACGCATTCGACTAAAGCCTCACTTTTTGGCTTTGCCAATTCGGCAACTTTcgacttcgaaaaaaaaaaactaccgACTGAAAGTTGGCACCGCTTTTTGTCACCTGTAgcggttatttttttttatttaccgcACATTATATTTGTCCTATGTGAAACtctaaaaagaaaattgtcaaTGCATTGGTGACATTGCAGGTGTAATAGATGGTTCTTTTCTTCTTGGTCGAGGCTCTTCTTAGGGATATGCAATAATGGATCATGGACGGTTCTTTTTCACTTACGTTTATTAATGTGATACACTACATATCTGCGGGAGTTGGACCGGAGGTCCCAGCCCGACTTTAACACTGACACTTATCGACTTGGTGTTGATGACATGAGTTTTACGTCTAAGTGTCTTACAATAGGGGTTACTACTTATATAGGTGCCAAACTGCACACGACATTCATAATCTTGCGGACGTACCTAATATTGCACCACTAGGTACGACATACTTAATATTGCAGACGTACATAGTATTGCACCACTACACAGGCAACCAGTTATACACCAGTAAAAATTTACCTGTATGCACGTGACACCGACAGCTGACGTAGGCACGCGTTTAAACCTCCGTCCGCAGTGACAACATCCAGCAGTGGTCGGTCAtcactattattatttttttattttaattgttccaATCTGTTGGTTtagaataattataaaattaggTAACAAATTACTTATTACCCACTTGTaagaaaaaaacgaaattataaGCTACTGTCATTTATTCGCTTGCATAatgttataattaataatcattttttcaataatgattaattacaattttagaAGAAAATGCTAAAAAGTAATATGTTGTATTGTATAAAGTTTCGAGACTAGCTCTCATAGTCCTTGGGGAAATATTTCACGACTACGGTAAATCTTCTATATTTTTTCGGGCTATTTACATTTCAAGAACTCCTTAATGTTAAATCGtcaagcaattgttttattccTTCGGCAGCTCTGATCGATGTATATTGCTGTTACTATCATGCTTGTCCTCgtattccatttttttatttgataatacaATCGTCAAATGCACGCTGGGGCGGAAATCGCATTCTTTGAAGCTAATTCTTTTGAAACATTGTATGGATTCGTCAATGGTATGCTCCACTGAACAACCAATAAAGTGTGGTAATTTtgctaaaatataaattagatAATGTACAAGGTAATCAAAAAGGTCTGTTTGTGTTGGTAAtgcaattaagaacattttatATTCGGCTATTTGCAACACTGCAACCTGCACTGTtgatttatttgacagattaCTGACAGATGAGAGTAAAAATGAacggtaaaagaaaattaaaatgcagACCAATTATCTAAAAACCAACTAAAGGAAATGCTAGAAGTGCCCTccattttgctttaaatataaattagcTCTTCTTTTTACGCTTTTGAGCACattcaccagcatgtttaatttgaaatgtcacttgtcaatgatgcggctgtcagtgtcacgctgtcaacaaccggaagttactccagttgtaccatttaaaaataaaattcagtattaccaactcaaacagcCCTGCTTGATCACTTGGAACGTTGAAAGACAAACaggaatttgtattaaaactTACGTTCTCCTAAGTGtggataatattttaatacagtTTAGCTTTGGAGGCCATGTTGATTTTGAACTAAGCGCACAACCAGCGGAACGCAGATCGATATAGCAGAGTGCGCTTTGGACGTAATAATGTTTGTAAACGCTAGATGGCGCACCAAAAATAGTCTTGGTAAAGTCACTAGTCTTGGTATATTCTTTGTAGTCATTTCTAAATAAGCAGttcatttcttattttaatgaataaaattaaattgttttcatttgtaaatttatttggaaaataacATATAATGTACAAACCAGAGGGAAAAAACATGTGTAAGGTATTGCTGAAATACtgtattttacataatttctttaaaaaatcctTAATTTAAACGAGTAAAGCTTCCAAATATATTAATGTGTCTTACTCTTAACAAGAGTGTTTTGTTGCATACACTGGAAGAACTCGAAAGCCGAGTTCTGTGGAGTGTCCTTCTTGACGGCACATTTGGCAACTAAATCATCAACCTTCTCTGGATCCTTTAAGTTTTCCTTGAATGTTGTCTTGATGGTCTCCACTTGGAATTCACCATTGGCGTCAATGAGTCCGGCCTTCTTCAGTAACCTGAAGGTGTATTGTTTAATTTCGGAAAGCGTCCATGTCTCATCTAAGGACTCCTCCGATATTTTAGATACGTTCGCACCCTGGAGAGCAACACGATAGAAAGTGTGAAAGGGTCAATTTACACAGTACCTACATGAACCGCAGCCACCAaagcaacaacaacaaaacagAGAAGGACCTTCATCTTCGACGCGATGACTCTCGGTCAGTCAAAGAAACTAAAAAGTGAAGCGGTTTTGATCGCTGTAATAAATAGTTAGTATCGCGGTTCATACAAGTTCAAGAGATAATTTATTCGCGGAGATTA from Tenebrio molitor chromosome 8, icTenMoli1.1, whole genome shotgun sequence harbors:
- the LOC138136660 gene encoding B1 protein-like, which gives rise to MKLLLCLVLVALVAATYAETPREKLKQHSDACKAESGVSEESLNKVRNREEVDDPKLKEHAFCILKRAGFIDASGEFQLDHIKTKFKENSEHPDKVDALVAKCAVKKDTPQHSSADFFKCVHDNRS